A genomic window from Bradyrhizobium lupini includes:
- a CDS encoding TRAP transporter large permease subunit, with product MRVAVVFGLLLSLMLTGMPISIALGLTVLSFMFTLTDVRTESVALKLFTGIESFEIMAIPFFILAGNFLTHGGVARRMITFATSLVGHWYGGLALSGVVACALFAAISGSSPATVVAIGSVILPAMVAQGFPKKFGAGVITTSGSLGILIPPSIPMVLFAVSTNTSVGKLFIAGIVPGMVLAMLLGATTFYRAWRNDYPRMPKATLYERFDAFRKSIWGILLIVIVIGGIYSGLFTPTEAAAVSAVYAFIVAVFIYKDLKLRDVPRVLLSSANLSAMLLYIITNAVLFSFLMTYENVPQALAQWMIDQGLGWIGFLLVVNLLLLLAGNVMEPSSIILIMAPILFPVAIKLGIDPIHFGILMTVNMEVGLCHPPVGLNLYVASGIAKMGITELTVAVWPWLLTMLGFLVVVTYWPGLSLWLPRLLGM from the coding sequence CTGCGTGTCGCCGTGGTTTTCGGCCTTCTGCTGTCGTTGATGCTCACGGGCATGCCGATCTCCATCGCGCTCGGCCTGACCGTGCTCAGCTTCATGTTCACGTTGACCGACGTACGGACGGAATCGGTGGCGCTGAAGCTGTTTACCGGCATCGAGAGCTTCGAGATCATGGCGATCCCGTTCTTCATCCTTGCCGGCAACTTCCTGACCCATGGCGGCGTGGCGCGCCGGATGATCACGTTCGCGACTTCGCTGGTCGGCCATTGGTACGGAGGCCTTGCGCTCTCGGGCGTGGTCGCCTGCGCGCTGTTCGCCGCGATTTCCGGCTCGTCGCCGGCCACCGTGGTGGCGATCGGATCGGTGATCCTGCCCGCGATGGTCGCGCAGGGATTTCCCAAGAAGTTCGGGGCGGGCGTGATCACGACCTCCGGCTCGCTGGGAATTCTCATTCCACCGTCGATTCCAATGGTGCTGTTTGCCGTCTCCACCAACACCTCCGTCGGCAAGCTGTTCATCGCCGGCATCGTGCCGGGAATGGTGCTCGCCATGCTGCTTGGCGCCACGACGTTCTACCGGGCCTGGCGTAACGACTATCCGAGGATGCCGAAAGCAACCCTCTACGAACGCTTCGATGCGTTCCGCAAGTCGATCTGGGGTATCCTGCTGATCGTGATCGTGATCGGTGGCATCTACAGCGGCCTGTTCACACCGACCGAAGCTGCCGCCGTCAGCGCGGTGTACGCCTTCATCGTCGCAGTGTTCATCTACAAGGATCTGAAGCTGCGAGACGTGCCGCGGGTGCTGCTGTCGTCGGCAAATCTTTCAGCGATGCTGCTCTACATCATCACCAACGCCGTCTTGTTCTCGTTCCTGATGACTTACGAGAACGTGCCGCAAGCGCTCGCGCAATGGATGATCGACCAGGGCCTCGGCTGGATCGGCTTCCTCCTCGTCGTCAATCTCCTGCTGCTATTAGCCGGCAACGTGATGGAGCCATCCTCGATCATCCTGATCATGGCGCCGATCCTGTTTCCGGTTGCGATCAAGCTCGGCATCGATCCGATCCATTTCGGCATCCTGATGACGGTCAACATGGAGGTCGGGCTGTGCCATCCGCCGGTCGGCCTCAATCTCTACGTGGCCTCAGGCATCGCCAAGATGGGTATCACCGAGCTCACGGTCGCGGTGTGGCCATGGCTGCTGACGATGTTGGGATTCCTGGTGGTCGTGACCTATTGGCCCGGCCTGTCGCTGTGGCTGCCGAGGCTGTTGGGCATGTAG